The genomic window AGTTAAACAATATAGGCTTACTAACACCTGTATCTAAAACGAAAGATAGTTCTACACCATTTACTTCTATTGGAATTATGATAAGATTGGCGGCAAACTCAAAATTTATTTTTTCACTTACTTTATCCTTCAAAAAGAACTGACCTTGACTAAATAATAGCCAACTATTACCATAAAAAAAAAGTATTATTATATGTACGAGCCAACGTTTCAAATCAAATAGATTTTACTGAATTTACAAATCTTTATCCAACTTTGCATTTTCAGTGTTATTTTTTGTAGAAACTTTAAGAAATTTCAGAACTTAGCACTTTAATTTTTTTATCATGCCGAAAATTTCCGAGAAAGGTATTAACATGCCAGAGTCACCTATTAGAAAATTGGTGCCATACGCTGAAGAAGCTCACAAACAAGGAAAAACTGTTTACTACCTAAATATAGGACAACCAGATATAAAAACACCTACAATTGCGCTAGATGCTGTTAAGGTGCATTCTCTAGATATCCTTGCTTATTCTCGATCCGAAGGATCAGAAGAATACAGAAAGAAGATTGCTAAATATTATTTGCGCAATAATATTGAAGTAACACATAACGACATTATTGTTACCACAGGTGGTAGTGAAGCTTTACTATTTGCTTTTGGAAGCATCATGGATGAGGAAGATGAAATTATTATTCCAGAACCATTTTATGCCAATTACAATGGGTTTTCAACCGCTTCTAGCGTTAAAGTCGTTCCTGTTATTTCAAAAATTGAAGATAACTTTGCCTTACCTCCAATTGAAGAGTTTGAAAAATTAATCACACCAAAAACCAAAGCGATTCTTATTTGTAATCCTGGTAACCCGACAGGTTATTTATATTCTAAAGAAGAAATAAGCAAACTAGCTGCAATTGTTAAAAAACACGATTTATTCTTAATCGCTGATGAAGTTTACAGAGAGTTTGTTTACGATGGCATAGAGCATTATTCGATTCTTCAAGAGACTGGTTTAGAAGAGCATGCCATAGTTATAGACTCTGTATCTAAACGCTATAGCATGTGTGGTGCTCGTATTGGCTATTTAGTTTCTAAAAATAAAGAAGTAATAAAAACGGCATTAAAATTTGCTCAGGCAAGGCTAAGCCCTCCGACCTTGGCACAAATTGCCAGCGAAGCCGCATTAGATACTCCGCAAAGTTATTTTGATGACGTAAAAGAAGAATATGTAAAACGCAGAAATACATTGATTGAAGGTTTAGAAAAAATTCCTGGTGTAAAAGTTGCCAAACCAAATGGTGCATTTTATTGTATTGCAGAATTACCTGTTAAAAACTCAGATGATTTTGCACGTTGGCTATTAGAATCCTTTGATTATGAAAACAGTACAATAATGGTAGCACCAGCTGCTGGCTTCTACTCTACTCCTGGTGTTGGTCGCAATCAGATTAGAATTGCCTACGTATTAAATGAAAACAGTCTAAAAACTGCTATTAAAATCTTAGAAGAGGCTTTAAAAGTTTACAAAGACTAATGGTTATAGAGCACAATGTTTCATTACAACCTTACAATACCTTTGGCTTAAACGCTAAGGCTAAATCGTATTGTAACATTACAAATGAAACTACTCTTACCGAAGTTTTAAAAACTGAAAACAATCAACCTTTATTCATTCTTGGTGGCGGAAGCAACATGCTACTCACCAAAGATATTGAAGCTTTAGTGCTTCATATTAACTTAAAAGGCATTGAGGTTATAAACGAAACTGAAGATGTTGTTTTTGTTAAAGCTATGGCTGGCGAAAACTGGCATCAATTCGTCCTATGGTGTATAAAACACAACTATGGAGGTATTGAAAATTTGTCCTTAATTCCTGGTAATGTTGGCACCTCTCCTATTCAAAATATAGGTGCTTATGGTATAGAGTTAAAAGATGTATTTGAAAGTTGCGAAGCCATTAACATCAAAAATCAAAACGCTAGAGTATTTACAAAAGACGATTGCAAATTTGGTTATAGAGAGTCCATATTCAAGCAAGAGTTAAAAGGAGAATATATTATTACAAGTGTTACTTTTAAACTAACTAAGCAGAATCATAAACTTCATACAGATTATGGTGCTATAAAACAGCAACTCGAAGCTTCTAATATATCAAAGCCAACAATTAAGGATGTGTCTAATGCTGTAATAGCAATTAGACAAAGCAAATTACCAGATCCAAAAGAAATAGGAAATAGCGGTAGTTTTTTTAAAAATCCTGTTATTACGATAGAGCAATTTAAAAAATTACAATCTAATTTTCCTGATGTGCCTTCATATAAAGTTTCGGATAGCATGGTAAAAGTTCCTGCAGGTTGGCTTATAGAACAAGCTGGTTTTAAAGGCAAACGTTTTAATGATTATGGAGTACACAATAAACAAGCTCTAGTATTAGTTAATTATGGAAATGCTAAAGGGAGTGACGTATACAGACTAGCACAATTAATCCAAAAAACCATAAAACGAATTTTTGATATTTCTATTGAAACCGAAGTAAACATTATATAAAAACAAAAGTCGTAATAAGGGTTACGACTTTTGAATTTAGAATAATCTTATAAATATGCTATTAACCAATCTCTCTGAAAAATGATTATTCTAACTTTATAATACTAAATACTTATATTACTGTATTTAACTATATTTACGTTTATAAATCCATTTTGGATGTCGTAAAAATCTAAAAACTAAGATTTTAACATTTTGAGTGTTACACCAACCGAACAGAAAATAATCGATTTACTAGGCAAAGGCGACAAACGTGCGTTAGATTTGTTATACGAAAACTATTCTAACAGTCTCTATGGTGTCATTTTAAAAGTCACCATAAACGAAGAAATCGCTCAAGATGCCTTACAAGAAACTTTCATTAAGGTCTGGAAAAATGCTCATAAGTATGATCCTAAAAAGGCAAAATTATTTACATGGCTGTTTAGAATAGCAAGAAACACAGCTATAGATAAACTAAGAAGTTTTAATAACAGATATCAGAAAGAAGTCCAAATCGACACTTCAAACGTATATATCTTACCTTCAAGTAATTTAAACCAAGATGTATTGGACATTAAAGAGCATGTTGGACGACTCGAAGAAAAGTATCAAATTGTGTTAGATGCCTTATTTTTTCAAGGCATGACACAGCAAGAAGCCAGCGATGAGCTAGACATTCCGCTTGGTACTATAAAATCGAGATTAAAAATAGGGTTACGTGAGCTCAAAAAAGTTTACGATCCAGAATAACAGAATTATGGAAACAAAATTACATACCTTTTTAAATTCTAACTTACTAAACAAGTACTTAGTAGGTGAGGCTTCCTATGAAGAAACAAAGGAGGTAGAATTTTTCATTAGTAATTATCCTGAGGCTGCCGAAGCATACGAAAAGCTTCAGAATAATTTAGAGATTATTGCCAAAGCTGGTGCAGTAGATGTTCCTAAACATATATTAGGAAATATTTTAGATGCTTTAGATGAAACTAACGAGACTAAAGTAATTCAGCTGGTACAACACAGTAAGACATCTTGGTATACTATTGCTGCAACTGCTGCTGCTGTTTTATTTGCTGTATCTTCATTTTTCTTATATCAAAAAAATCAGAATCTTTTAGAAGAGAACAATGTAGTAATCGATGAGATTTATGACCTAAGAAGTGACATTGAAAAGAATAATGCTATGTTATCTGAAATGTCCTCTGAATTAAACAAATTGAATGATCCAGATGCAAGAAAATATATTTTTAGTGGTAACGACAGAGCTAAAGACCTTAAGACTGTTGCCTATATAAATCCAGTAGAAAGAACATCGATGATAGACGTTATTAAACTACCTGAATTACCTGAAGACCAGCATTATCAAATATGGGCTGAGCTACAAGACAGAATGGTGAACTTAGGCATACTAGATGAGTCTGACCGTAAGATGAAACAAATTCCGTACATGGA from Winogradskyella sp. MH6 includes these protein-coding regions:
- a CDS encoding pyridoxal phosphate-dependent aminotransferase — its product is MPKISEKGINMPESPIRKLVPYAEEAHKQGKTVYYLNIGQPDIKTPTIALDAVKVHSLDILAYSRSEGSEEYRKKIAKYYLRNNIEVTHNDIIVTTGGSEALLFAFGSIMDEEDEIIIPEPFYANYNGFSTASSVKVVPVISKIEDNFALPPIEEFEKLITPKTKAILICNPGNPTGYLYSKEEISKLAAIVKKHDLFLIADEVYREFVYDGIEHYSILQETGLEEHAIVIDSVSKRYSMCGARIGYLVSKNKEVIKTALKFAQARLSPPTLAQIASEAALDTPQSYFDDVKEEYVKRRNTLIEGLEKIPGVKVAKPNGAFYCIAELPVKNSDDFARWLLESFDYENSTIMVAPAAGFYSTPGVGRNQIRIAYVLNENSLKTAIKILEEALKVYKD
- a CDS encoding anti-sigma factor domain-containing protein translates to METKLHTFLNSNLLNKYLVGEASYEETKEVEFFISNYPEAAEAYEKLQNNLEIIAKAGAVDVPKHILGNILDALDETNETKVIQLVQHSKTSWYTIAATAAAVLFAVSSFFLYQKNQNLLEENNVVIDEIYDLRSDIEKNNAMLSEMSSELNKLNDPDARKYIFSGNDRAKDLKTVAYINPVERTSMIDVIKLPELPEDQHYQIWAELQDRMVNLGILDESDRKMKQIPYMEDALALSIKIGKNGDNTNENNTEVAEISLKD
- a CDS encoding RNA polymerase sigma factor, translating into MSVTPTEQKIIDLLGKGDKRALDLLYENYSNSLYGVILKVTINEEIAQDALQETFIKVWKNAHKYDPKKAKLFTWLFRIARNTAIDKLRSFNNRYQKEVQIDTSNVYILPSSNLNQDVLDIKEHVGRLEEKYQIVLDALFFQGMTQQEASDELDIPLGTIKSRLKIGLRELKKVYDPE
- the murB gene encoding UDP-N-acetylmuramate dehydrogenase, which gives rise to MVIEHNVSLQPYNTFGLNAKAKSYCNITNETTLTEVLKTENNQPLFILGGGSNMLLTKDIEALVLHINLKGIEVINETEDVVFVKAMAGENWHQFVLWCIKHNYGGIENLSLIPGNVGTSPIQNIGAYGIELKDVFESCEAINIKNQNARVFTKDDCKFGYRESIFKQELKGEYIITSVTFKLTKQNHKLHTDYGAIKQQLEASNISKPTIKDVSNAVIAIRQSKLPDPKEIGNSGSFFKNPVITIEQFKKLQSNFPDVPSYKVSDSMVKVPAGWLIEQAGFKGKRFNDYGVHNKQALVLVNYGNAKGSDVYRLAQLIQKTIKRIFDISIETEVNII